In Candidatus Gastranaerophilales bacterium, a single window of DNA contains:
- a CDS encoding pseudouridine synthase yields the protein MSIKETKIRLNKFIASTGFCSRRKADEYIEAGKVRVNDKVIREMGYTVGRKDRVYVENKLIKPQNLTYIRYYKPAGYITTMDDEKGRKTIYDILPEEVQNLKPIGRLDKDSTGLLLLTNDGDLINEMAHPSIHIPKIYRVCAEGRVNTNDLDVMAKGIEIEESKTAYADARIVEMEGKNTVLQIVLYQGLNRQIRKMLDYLGHKVISLKRVSHGPIDILGLKKGQFKYLKPKQISDLKKYINKLKKNADS from the coding sequence ATGAGCATAAAAGAAACAAAAATAAGATTAAATAAATTTATCGCCTCAACAGGATTTTGTTCAAGGCGAAAAGCTGATGAATACATCGAAGCCGGAAAAGTCCGAGTAAACGATAAAGTCATTAGAGAAATGGGCTATACTGTAGGCAGAAAAGATAGGGTTTATGTCGAAAATAAACTTATAAAACCCCAAAATCTGACCTATATCCGTTATTATAAGCCGGCTGGATATATAACGACCATGGACGATGAAAAAGGTAGAAAAACTATTTATGACATTTTACCGGAAGAAGTCCAAAACTTAAAGCCAATAGGACGTTTGGACAAAGATTCAACAGGACTTTTACTCCTTACAAATGATGGCGATTTAATCAACGAAATGGCACATCCTTCTATACACATCCCTAAAATTTATCGAGTTTGTGCAGAAGGCAGAGTTAACACAAACGACCTTGACGTTATGGCAAAAGGTATCGAAATTGAAGAAAGCAAAACTGCTTATGCTGATGCCCGAATTGTTGAAATGGAAGGCAAAAATACAGTTCTGCAGATTGTTCTCTATCAAGGACTAAACAGACAAATCCGTAAAATGCTAGATTACTTGGGACACAAAGTTATTTCGCTAAAACGTGTTTCACATGGACCTATTGATATCTTAGGATTAAAAAAAGGTCAATTCAAATATTTAAAACCTAAACAAATATCTGATTTAAAAAAATATATTAACAAATTAAAAAAGAACGCTGACTCTTAA
- the holA gene encoding DNA polymerase III subunit delta: protein MSLFLYWGQEDFYIEKEIEKLKSKLLDSSFISMNYKVLDDPQFIDVVECCQTTPLMFGNMVIAINMEKFLIGTKTAVDDKQIAVFEEAVKNLPEAVNVILVCKIKRDENKKVDSRKKLYKIISKYAQVKEFPQYRTYQKELPSAIQNLAKEKELSIDAQSAQYIVNQLGANLRLIDSELEKLKIAIYPNKKPSQNDIKNNCISSDDIFALADLIVEGNKNEILRQFHSLTDRRHYLEILAVLQSNIQRFVFIKNYSKKASPAEIGAQLKLHEFVVKKTVEKLSHVSLKRLVDIKSNLTQAEYKIKSGQTTDAMVAMELALLE, encoded by the coding sequence ATGTCTTTATTTCTATATTGGGGACAAGAAGATTTTTATATTGAAAAAGAAATCGAGAAGCTGAAATCAAAGCTTCTTGATTCTTCTTTTATTTCAATGAATTACAAGGTTTTAGATGACCCTCAATTTATTGATGTCGTTGAATGTTGCCAAACTACTCCTTTGATGTTTGGCAATATGGTTATTGCAATTAATATGGAAAAGTTTTTAATAGGAACAAAGACGGCTGTTGATGATAAACAAATTGCTGTTTTTGAAGAAGCTGTTAAAAATTTGCCTGAGGCTGTTAATGTTATTTTGGTCTGCAAAATAAAAAGAGATGAAAATAAAAAAGTTGATTCAAGAAAAAAACTCTACAAAATAATCTCAAAATATGCTCAAGTTAAAGAATTTCCTCAATATAGAACTTATCAAAAGGAGCTTCCTTCGGCAATCCAAAATCTTGCAAAGGAAAAAGAATTATCGATTGATGCTCAATCGGCTCAATATATTGTTAATCAATTGGGTGCCAATTTGCGGTTGATTGATTCAGAGCTCGAGAAACTGAAAATTGCGATATATCCAAACAAAAAACCTTCGCAAAATGATATAAAAAACAATTGTATCTCGTCTGATGATATATTTGCACTTGCGGATTTAATTGTCGAAGGCAACAAAAATGAAATTTTGCGTCAATTCCATTCTTTAACCGATAGGCGTCACTATTTGGAAATTTTGGCTGTTTTGCAATCTAATATCCAAAGATTTGTTTTCATAAAAAATTATTCAAAAAAAGCTTCCCCTGCTGAAATTGGAGCCCAATTAAAGTTGCATGAGTTCGTTGTCAAAAAAACTGTCGAAAAACTTTCGCATGTATCGTTAAAAAGATTGGTTGATATAAAAAGCAATTTAACTCAAGCTGAATATAAGATAAAATCAGGTCAGACAACAGATGCAATGGTGGCGATGGAATTGGCTTTATTGGAGTGA
- a CDS encoding ROK family protein, whose product MVIVKKYKIGVDVGGTNVKIALVDKKGAIVYSNSVPTRAEMGYEYTISNIKQAIYDLMKETKTSKDLIEGIGFGFPGQIDCDNGIVRIAPNIPGWVNVPIASIIKEEFGIETRVDNDVRCAALGELNFGAGKGCHNLICITVGTGIGSGLIINGKLVRGANNAAGEIGHIKLQMHDGPICGCGDTGCLEAFASGPSIVAMAEEYIIGGKSTKYRELANPDITPYIVAEAAKQGDVVAKRIYNIIGEYIGIGLTSVVNLLNPEKIVIGGGVADAGDLLFEPIIRTIKTRAMPIQGSSVEVVHAELGNTAGVIGASLLIES is encoded by the coding sequence ATGGTAATCGTCAAAAAGTATAAAATCGGCGTAGATGTAGGTGGGACAAACGTAAAGATTGCATTGGTTGATAAAAAAGGTGCGATTGTTTATTCAAATTCAGTCCCAACAAGAGCGGAGATGGGCTACGAATATACAATAAGCAATATAAAGCAAGCTATTTATGATTTGATGAAAGAAACCAAAACATCAAAAGACCTTATCGAGGGTATTGGCTTTGGCTTCCCGGGGCAAATTGATTGCGATAACGGAATTGTAAGGATTGCTCCTAATATTCCCGGATGGGTTAATGTGCCGATTGCTTCAATTATTAAAGAAGAATTCGGGATTGAAACCAGAGTGGACAATGACGTAAGATGTGCTGCTTTGGGTGAGCTCAATTTCGGTGCAGGTAAAGGCTGTCACAATTTAATCTGTATTACAGTCGGAACAGGTATTGGTTCAGGCTTGATTATCAACGGAAAACTCGTAAGAGGTGCGAATAATGCAGCAGGTGAAATCGGACATATTAAACTCCAAATGCACGACGGACCTATTTGCGGTTGCGGTGATACAGGTTGTTTAGAAGCTTTTGCTTCCGGTCCTTCAATTGTTGCGATGGCGGAAGAATATATCATTGGCGGAAAATCTACAAAATACAGAGAGCTTGCTAATCCTGATATTACACCTTACATAGTTGCTGAAGCTGCAAAACAAGGCGATGTAGTAGCGAAAAGAATTTACAATATAATCGGTGAATACATCGGTATAGGTTTGACAAGTGTCGTAAATCTTTTGAATCCTGAAAAAATCGTTATCGGCGGTGGCGTCGCAGACGCAGGCGATTTACTCTTTGAACCTATTATCAGAACTATTAAAACCAGAGCTATGCCAATACAAGGCTCATCTGTTGAAGTAGTTCATGCAGAACTCGGAAATACCGCAGGTGTTATTGGTGCAAGTTTATTAATTGAAAGCTAA